The stretch of DNA AATTGCTTTTTTCTTTTGTTCTTCATTCATATTTGCCCATTTTTGTCTTATTTTTTCTTGAAGCTTTGCCTTCTGCTCTTCAGACATATTCTGCCATTTTGTATTGGTCATCTCCTGAACCTGTTCCTGTTGTTCTGGTGTCATCACATCATATGCATTTTCTTCTACCATTAATGTCTCCTGTGCTAAATCTTCTATATCATCAGC from Spirochaetota bacterium encodes:
- a CDS encoding DUF3106 domain-containing protein, which codes for MRKFLILPLMFFCLLFVGQIYADDIEDLAQETLMVEENAYDVMTPEQQEQVQEMTNTKWQNMSEEQKAKLQEKIRQKWANMNEEQKKKAIEKMQKKWESLPEEKKNQIREKAREKWNALSDEEKEACKDRWNNRW